The following are from one region of the Verrucomicrobiia bacterium genome:
- a CDS encoding co-chaperone GroES: MLKPIGDRVLVKPAPKEEKTATGIFIPDTAKEKPQHGEIIAVGDGNNLDKGTKVDFAELGLKKGTHILFKKHGFSSEEVKIEGEELMILSADDILAILE, from the coding sequence ATGCTTAAGCCTATTGGTGACCGAGTGCTGGTAAAGCCAGCGCCAAAGGAAGAAAAGACGGCTACGGGAATTTTCATCCCCGATACCGCCAAAGAAAAGCCACAGCACGGTGAAATCATTGCCGTTGGTGACGGAAACAACCTCGATAAGGGGACCAAGGTAGACTTTGCAGAGCTCGGCCTCAAAAAGGGTACCCACATTCTCTTCAAGAAGCATGGCTTTTCATCTGAAGAAGTAAAGATTGAGGGTGAAGAGCTTATGATCCTCTCTGCCGATGACATTTTGGCAATCCTTGAATAA